TCTTATACCGGTATAAATTTATAGGATTTTCAAGTGAAAAATGATTTTGAGCTATCAAATGACTGCGGGGAAAATACATGTACTTCCTCACTACCTGGTGCCACTTGTATTAGCTTCAGGCAATAGGTTGACCCTTACCCAGCTAgatttattgtcgagcccgcttgtggaagcgaagacatagttgtccaaatggctgttcggtgtatgtgcgtgcgtgcgtccgggtttttttgtccggaccataattttgacatgcatggagcaatctcgtttatatttggcatgaatgttaacctcagtgagacggagtgtcatgcgcaaactgcaggttcctatctcaaaggtcaatgtcacacttggaggtcaaaggttaaattcaataatgacttaaatgtccggagcatttcttttttatgcatggagggattttgatgtaacttggcacaattgttcaccatcatgagacggagtgtcatgtttAAGAACCTaagattacttccctttgttgtttctataaatagcttatattgtaacttttttattactggtcgtagggaaaaatcaagaccacttttctgtagtacaatatgcatgttacatccaattttgaagtgtattttgacctatctctactggtaaggattgttgtgtggactttttttaaaatttacttccctttgttgttactataaataacttatattgtaactttttgcaatcattttttatttggcataaatgtttgcttcaATGAGACAGctagggtgtcatgtgcaactcctagtccttttgacagctggcgggctcgtcATGTTGCCCGTGAGCATCTagtatgatgaacttgtccaaccattaattgttaaaaggggtacataccaaaaagatactgacttaatggcgaacagagcagatcaagatcagactgaATAGATACctatgcagtctgattatgatttgcactggtcgcaaaggcagaatcaatcctgtccagtatgataagggttaaaaatccATTAGACAAGTATACTCGTGTTTTGATAAAGCTTGATTCTTGACCAGACCCAATTGTGCTTGCTCATTGAGCTTGCTGTGAAAGTATGGGCTGCCGTTTGAGGAAAAATGATAATTTGACTAGTTTTGATCCTTTGTTATTGGCAAGGGTTAATTTATTAATTGTTTCCATTGAAAGAGAACTCAATTCTCAATCTTTTGGAATTTTCAATTGGACAAGTTTGCCATACGGTAACAAGACACTTAGCATGCATTCCAGCCATCCGATAACCCATTATGCCTAGCTTGTCCACTAGGGCTTTTCTAGGCATTCTGTAAACTCTTTAAATCTGACTGACATAGTTACAtggtataataaattatatttcaatgaaaatattgtaatatgaaaGTAGGCACTGCCTTATCCAATGGGAAAACCCAATTATGTATGGATTCTTACTCCTAGACACCTCCTTTCATAATCACAGTAAAACTGAATACAAAAACTACCGGTAAGTGGTTGTTAATACAACAAGGGCTGCAATTCTTGTCTTCCTCAGACAATCCAGCTGAAACTTTCAGGTTGGCATTACACTGTAGcggttaacatttctaccatgttttatttaaattatctgaaaaaaacaTGTCTAAAATGCACCAAATGGACAGACGCACAGGTGAGAAAACAATGTCTCTTTGCCTATGGCGAGGAATTTATGCTGATAATTTGTTATAAAAGAATGTAATAGTGATTATCaccaaaataattattatatatccgcgcaggctggtctggatccatgctggtcgcaaagccactatgttgattttctcatggcacggctcatattactaCAACTACAGTAACTAATGATAATGAAatctttatttaataattattaaaagttCATAAGAAAGCATGGAATGCAAACTTATTACAAATATTTGCCTTTATAAAGTAACAATGACAGGTAATATATGAAGGactaaaactgaaaaaagaaacagtttatTTGTTTCATcacaagatattttattttaaaaagtatactGTATGATATTTTATCCGGTATTGTAAAAGATATGTTCATTTGTTTGACACTTGCAAGAAAGAAGGTAAAGGTAAGCACTCACATTAATATATTTGATGGTAAACTGAATAGAAAATCagcatgttaaaataaaataatgatattgaattgaaaaatagaaaacatttcaGTATCATTTCGGCAAATTATGTCAAAAGgtctaaaaaaatcttgtttgCTCTTAGATTGTACATATAAGTTACAAAATTTAATAGTTTCGAGAATTTGTTTTTCAGAATTATCCATCTGAAGGACAAAGAAAGTTAGGGCCAGCAAAATGGGAGGACTGCAGTTCAACAGCACCGTTAGTGAATATCAAAAGTTTATCTATTACTCCTGATCCTCTTCACTTTCCTGGACCGCTTGATGTGGCAACAGAGTTCACTATTAAAGAAAACCTTTTAGCACCCCTAAAGGTAAAATACATAAGATTTTGATATGCTGAATTACATGCAGAGaatataataagaaataaaaatgcagATTAATTTTGTTATCTATAATACATTTAAAGGTAAACTGTTGAGGTCTCCAGGACCGAGtagttaatgtcgctgacttcaaataattTGCCATTCACCAatgtgggttagagcctcactttgggccttgaattcttcatgcgaggaagccatccagctggcctttggaaggtcggttgttctacccagttacctgcccatgatgaaataatgcatggggCTGCACCTCAGGGCtcatcctccaccatcaaagcttgaaagttgcctTAAATGATCTATAATTATATTGGTGCAGCTTTAAACCCAGGACAGATTGATAATGATGTGTTGTTTTAAACGTAGTATCAaataaaaagttttgtatgtggggtttaattaataataattgaTCAGTAAAGATTGTCCACTGTTGCAGTATTGCTGACTCTTGATTTCAACCTGTAAAGtttaattttagctcacctgagcaagaagtgctcaaggtgaggtattgtgacttGTCATTGTCCGCGTCAGCACTTGccttgttaccactctagaggccacagttatatccaaatctttatgaaagttggtcagaatgtttgtcttgatgatctctaggccaagtatgaaactaggtcatctggagtcaaaaactaggtcagtaggccagatcaaaggaaaatcttgttaacactctagagtccacaatttaagtttgaaactctagggaattggtcaggatgtttgtcttgatgacctctaggtcaagttcgaatctgggtcatgtggtttcaaaaactaggtcacccggtcaaatcaaaggaaaagagagttaacactctagaggccacatttatgagcctatctttgtgaaacttggtcagaatgtttatcttgatgatttctagaccaagttcgatactgggtcatgtgggttcaaaaactaggtcacctgctcatgccaaaggaaaaccttgttaacactcttgaggccacatttatgaggcTATCTtggtgaaacttggtcagaaggtttatcttgatgatttctagacatgtttgaaactgggtcttgtggggtcaaaaactaggtcacccactcatactaaaggaaaagcttgttaacaccctagaggctacatttatgatcctctcttcatgaaacttggtcagaatgtttatcttgatgatctttaggctaagttcgaatatgggtcatgttgtttcaaaaactaggtcagtaggccagatcaaaggaaaatattattaacactttagagatcacattttaagtttgaaactgatgagaaaTAGTGAGagtgtttgtctggatgaaatctagatcatatttgaatatgggtcatcttgggtcaaaaactaggtcacctagtcaaataAGGAAAAACTGTGTGTGTGCAAAAGGGGCTTCATTTATGACTGGATATTCAttgaatttgatcagaatgatcttcttggtgaaatctaggtcaaggtcgaatacgggtcatctggggtcaaaaactaggtcacttggtcaaatcaaagaaaaaccttgtgtgtgcaataggggttgcatttttcaattgatgtgcATGCAGcttcatcagaatgtttgtctccataaaATCTCAGATGAGTTTTTAGCCAGTtgacatggggtcaaaaactaggacactaggtcaaatcaaagaaaaagtttgttttcactctagggaccacattttttattcaatgttcataaaacatggtcagaatgtttgttattatgaagtcttggatgatttccaatctgggtcacatggagtcaaaaactaggtcactaggtcaaatcaaaagaaaagcttgtgattaatcgagaggccacatttttgctccaatcttcatgcaacttggtcagaatgtttatatccTTGAAAACTCGGACAAGTTTGGAACTGGATCATGTgatgttaaaaactaggtcacaaggtcaaacatgtttacactgttacagtGTGTTACTCAGTTGAGCAAcgtagggccatcttggccctcttgtttttgcatGTTACTGATGTTACTGATACCGCTAACTTTGCCAGGTTGGTAAAAGATTGAGCCAAAGGTCACTTATTTTATGTGTGTATCGACAAGGATCCCTCACCCTTGAATGAAAGGAACAATTAATTTCAGCCAAGTCCTCTATAGTTGTTGTATATGAACTTCCATAGCATCCAGTCTAGGTTGATAATGCAAGAAACAGTACCAGTTTAAGTAACCATCCAGCCCAGGGCACTTGGTCAGGAAATGAGTCATAACCAGAAATCATAGTGCAGTGTTTTGCATGTTTTTCAACCTGCTAGGTGTGGTAAACTGTGCCATTGGCTTAAATGAGTAGCTTCCTTGCATGTCAAGCTGTATCTAAGGTAAGGATCCCATAATGAGATTTTGGTCATAATGATATCAAGTCATCTGtgttcaaaagctaggtcagtaaatcagatcatagaaaaaacaTTATTAACAGTTTGCATACTTAATCGTACCCCCAGACACAGAGTATATGGGAGGACTTATTTGATTCACATATTTCTCAATTTTCTGTCCATCCTGTCTGTCTGTTCCATATCTTTAACTACTGGGGAAGAGTTTGATAAAAACACCATCAATGAACAGTTGATGATCAATATGATGTGCATAACAGACAACCTAGATCACTAAgcccaatgtcaaggtcacacagagttacgcccctttttaacttacattttttttgttaaagttttagataagtcaaatatctctgttactggtactatcaaagcttttgacatgaaacttaaaatagttatttactatcaaagcctacaccaggagaaacaatccacataactctgattatgCACTtttataacttagaatttttttgttaaagttttgtaaaGTTTTACTGGCTAAGTTCTAAGTCAGAGTCAAGCACTAAGAAATGTTTAACATTCtatcttacagacagctcttactTAACTGACTTAAGGAATTTACTTGTATTTAGAATAATTTAGTAGAAAATGGCATTTACCAAGTTGTACTTGGACCTCTTATAATGTTTATTAACGTTTACAGTTACATAGTATTACTTAGAGACTGTCATTAAAAAGgggctaattttattatttcaggtaGACTTATTGATAAAGAAGAAGATACTTGGTACATATATTGAGATACCATGCATTGATAACTTCGGGTCATGTAAATATGACGATATTTGTCAAGTACTGTCACAGGTTGGAGACCAGTGTCCTGATCCTCTAAAAAAAATTGGTATTAAATGTAGCTGTCCATTTGGAAAGGTAAGGCTCACTTCTTAAttatttggtttttaaatttgaagatttcttCAACAAGAAACTTTTCCAAGTCTTTGTCAGTAAAAATaatctttatatgagccgtgccatgagaaaaccaacatagtgggtttgcgaccagcatggatccagaccagcctgcgcatccgcgcagtctggtcaggatccatgctgttcgctttcaaagcctattacaattagagaaaccgttagcgaacagcatgtatcctgaccagactgcgcggatgcgcaggctggtctggatccatgctggtcgcaaagccactatgttggttttcccatggcacggctcatatatgaatcAGACCCTATGAGCTGTTGCATTTGAGATTCTTCTGAGAGCATTGGAAACCATAAGATATGCAAACAATGATAGTCTGAAATTTGGATAAACTTATTCTTAAATGGTTCAAAGTCTCCAGTCTCTAActatattttcaaatgacttgaACCAAATATAACTGATAGTGAGACAACACAAAGAATGTAACATTTGACCAAATTTGCAGTTCTCTGCATCCACTGTTTATCATTTAAACTCTTTTTCAGTGGGCACTTTTGTATATACATTACAGTAATAATAATTGTTATGTGACACATGCAGAGCACAACTGTTAGCTGTATAAGTTCAAGGTCATGTCTTTGTGTTATGGTTAGAGATTACATTTATTCATCCTTTCATGAGGATGTAATGTGGAATTACTAGTTCTACAGTAGTCTCTGATATAAACTACTATGATCAAATACCATATATTGATTAATTTATGCCCTCCCCTGACCATTTATTTGGGAAAAAACAAGTAGATTTAGGTTAGGTTAAAAATTGAATACAGGTAATATAATTAATTGTCTAATAAATGCACAAGGAAGGCTATTGCTCTCACCTTGGTTTTGCTACTGCCACCCACCCCACCCCACATCCCTCCATTTCATATTCTTAAAGTCTTAAACCAAGCGTCTCAGTGTCACTTTATGTACTTAATTGTTGCCCCTATTATCATCAAACTTTGAATTGATTAAATAAGGGGAAGACATGTCTACTCATGAGTTTTGATaggcatcaaaaaaaaaaaaatgcaaatttaagtatttatttttgcaGATATGCAGGTTAACTGTTGCTCTGCTTACTTATATAATGATAGTATCTTGAAAAACATTTTCGAATGGTCAGGCGTATTGTCCTTCCAACACCTTCccacgtcaaggtcacagggtcctgaacattgaaaaccatttccgatcaataacttgagaaccactagacccagaattttgaaactttataggatgattgatcatgcagagtagatatcTATGACCACTATTGCTTTTGatatcactctgttaaaggttaaggtcacaagggtctaaacatggaaaaccattttcgatcaataactcgagaaccacttgacccagaatgtcaaaacttcataggatgattggacatgcagagtaggtgacccatattgattttgggtcactctgttaaaggtcaaggtcgcagccaACAGAACATGGAAACCACTTCTGGTcagaaacttgagaaccacttggccaagaatgttgaaacttcaaaggatgattgttcatgcagattagatgacccctaatatttttggggtcactctagtaaaggtcaaggtcgcagcaaaCAGAAGATGTAGAACCACATttggtcagtaacttaagaaccacttgacccagaatgttgaaaattcataggatgattgatcatgcagagtagatgacccatatcgattttgggggttaaaggtcaaggtcacaggggcctgaacatggaaaaccattttcgataaatagcttgagaaccacttgactcagaatgttgaaacttcatagaatggttggtctgcagagtagatgacttctgtcaattttggggtcactctgtaaaagtcaaggtcacgggggcctgaacatggaaaaccatttccaatcaatagcttgagaaccacttgaccaagaatgttgaaacatcatacTAGGATGATTatacatgcagaatagatgacgcctgattttggggtcactaaattaaaggtcaaggtcacaggggcctgaacactgaaaaccatttccggtcagtaacttaagaaccatttgacccagaatgttgagtcttcataggatgatttgacatgcagagtaggtgacccgtACTGATCATGGGGTcccttgatcaaaggtcaaggtcacaggggcctgaacatggaaaaccatttccggttcataa
This window of the Mercenaria mercenaria strain notata chromosome 5, MADL_Memer_1, whole genome shotgun sequence genome carries:
- the LOC123557115 gene encoding ganglioside GM2 activator-like yields the protein MLFFVISALLSLQVEALPNVFQYEIAKAQSFVHTFEMPRKENYPSEGQRKLGPAKWEDCSSTAPLVNIKSLSITPDPLHFPGPLDVATEFTIKENLLAPLKVDLLIKKKILGTYIEIPCIDNFGSCKYDDICQVLSQVGDQCPDPLKKIGIKCSCPFGKGTYNLPKTEFDLTADVIPSGEYEIQANVTMQGAEVVCLKLFLIVE